The DNA region ACACCACCGTCTGGTCACCAGGGACATGCAGGGGCGCTTCATCCTCGGCCCCCGCCTGTCCGAACTCTCCGCCGCGGCGGGCGAGGACCGGCTGCTCGCCACCGCGGGCCCGGTCCTGACCCACCTGCGCGACGTCACCGGCGAGAGCGCACAGCTCTACCGCCGCCAGGGCGAGATGCGGATCTGCGTAGCCGCCGCCGAGCGGCTCTCCGGCCTGCGGGACACCGTCCCGGTCGGCAGCACCCTGCCGATGAAGGCCGGCTCGGCCGCCCAGGTCCTGCTGGCCTGGGAGGAGCCCGAGCGGCTCCACCGCGGCCTCCAGGGCGCCCGCTTCACCGCCACCGCGCTGAGCGGCGTGCGGCGGCGCGGCTGGGCCCAGTCGATCGGCGAGCGGGAGCCGGGCGTCGCGTCCGTCTCCGCTCCCGTGCGCGGCCCCTCCAACCGTGTGGTGGCCGCCGTCTCCGTCTCCGGCCCGA from Kitasatospora cathayae includes:
- a CDS encoding IclR family transcriptional regulator, whose protein sequence is MDNTSGVGVLDKAALVLSALESGPATLAGLVAATGLARPTAHRLAVALEHHRLVTRDMQGRFILGPRLSELSAAAGEDRLLATAGPVLTHLRDVTGESAQLYRRQGEMRICVAAAERLSGLRDTVPVGSTLPMKAGSAAQVLLAWEEPERLHRGLQGARFTATALSGVRRRGWAQSIGEREPGVASVSAPVRGPSNRVVAAVSVSGPIERLTRHPGRLHAQAIIEAANRLTEALRRS